The window GCAGCTTGCGTCCCGCCTCGGTGAAGCGGAGCGAAGGGTCGGCGGCCAGCCGTCGGACCGTCAGGGACTGGTCCACGACGCCCGGGTGCGCCCGAGCGCGCTGCACGGTCCCGGGCCCTCCGGATCCCCGGCCGCCCGGCGGCGCCTCGTGCGGCCGCGTCGTGGTTGCCCCTGGTACGACGGCGGCACGCGCCCGCCGGCGCAGGTCCTTCGCCGTGGTGAGCGAGACGCCTGCGGCGAGCGAGACCTCCCGGGCGGTCGCGTCGGGCCTCACCGCGAGGAGCGCGAGCGCACGGGTGCGGCCCTCTGCCGCCACGGCGGGATAGGCCACGCCGTCGCGTCCCAGTCGCACGGGGGCCGGGTGCGGATTTTCCGCACCCGACCGCCGCCTGAGCGCGGCGATGGTCTTGTCCGACAGGCCTGCGACCTCGGCCAGCCTCCGGTTGGACCACTCCGGGAAGTCCGCGAGCATGCGGAGGGCCGCGTTCTTGCGCTCGGCGAGGGAGAGCGGCATTCCATGTCTGCTGTTCAACTTCACGGCGAGCACGAAGGCTTGGCTTTCGTCGCCCTTGAAGAAGACGGCGCTGATGTGTGTGGCACCGCTCTGCTCAACCGCCCTGAGCCGGTGCACACCGTCGATGACGGTCATGGTCTCGTGGTGGATCACGATCGGCGGCAGTTCGGCGCACACTTCGGCGAGCGCGGCGATGTGCCGGGTGTCCTCCCCGCCCGTACGGGGAGAACCCGCCACTCGTATGTGGCGCACCGGTATGCGGGTGATCTCCGATAAGAGTTCACCGTTGAACGGATCGTGGCGAGGTGATGGGCGTGGTATCGGCTTCTCTGCTGATGCAGAGATGTGGTTCATCGATCTTCCCCCTACCGACTTCCTGTGGGCTCGGCACCTGTCGTGCGACGCATCCGGCGGCGGATGACTTCAGACAGCGCGGCGAACCACGGGACGAAGGCAGGAAGAACCAGGACCGGCAATCGTAAAGTCGAAGAACATCGATTTTCCCCCGTGACGCAATGTCGTGAACCGACCCGAACAATCTTGCAGGTGGATCGAGCCATTGCAAGACCTTGACCTCAGGGATCTCCGGGCCGAACGATGCGAGGGATTGGGGAAGCGCGGCCGGGCGTCAAGCGGAATGCGAACCGGGAGTTCCGGATCGGGGCCGCCTCTCCTCCGGCCATTCTGATCGGTTCCGCCACGGGTCCAAGCGGAAACGGAACGGGGCTCTTTCCCTTCCGCCGAAACGACCGGGAAGTCGGCCCGTCACCCTTCAGAGATCGCCGGGAATACCGAGGCCCGTCAGCGCGCCCACCGGGTCCAGGTCGGGGGTGCCTCTCGGCCACCAGTCGTCGTGGCCCGGCTCGGACTCGTAGGCGTACCACAGGCCGTCGCGGCCCAGGCGGAGCTGGAGGTGACCGTGGGGGTGGGTGAGGTGGTTGCGTCCGGGGCGGAAGGCGGGCAGGTCGGCGGCGAGGAGGAGCGGGCGGGCCCGGTCGAACCGGCC of the Streptomyces koelreuteriae genome contains:
- a CDS encoding ParB/RepB/Spo0J family partition protein, which codes for MNHISASAEKPIPRPSPRHDPFNGELLSEITRIPVRHIRVAGSPRTGGEDTRHIAALAEVCAELPPIVIHHETMTVIDGVHRLRAVEQSGATHISAVFFKGDESQAFVLAVKLNSRHGMPLSLAERKNAALRMLADFPEWSNRRLAEVAGLSDKTIAALRRRSGAENPHPAPVRLGRDGVAYPAVAAEGRTRALALLAVRPDATAREVSLAAGVSLTTAKDLRRRARAAVVPGATTTRPHEAPPGGRGSGGPGTVQRARAHPGVVDQSLTVRRLAADPSLRFTEAGRKLLRILDVSAVQPHDWTTMASSLPIHCAPAIAELARHHAEAWQLLAEELTERINSQSATAQKK